One window from the genome of Acinetobacter sp. LoGeW2-3 encodes:
- the betB gene encoding betaine-aldehyde dehydrogenase, translated as MTTFKLQRPYIHGQYVDATSNSTFQTINPATGEVLAEVQVCSKNDIDRAVESAQQGQKGWAEMTAIQRSRILNKAVAILRERNDELAKIESLDSGKAFSETSTVDIATGADVLEYYAGILPVLEGQQIPLRSSSFVYTRREPLGVVAGIGAWNYPIQIALWKSAPALAAGNAMIFKASEVTPLTALKLAEIYTEAGVPHGVFNVVTGSGEIGGYLTSHPEIAKVSFTGGVSTGKKVMAQAANSSLKEVTMELGGKSPLIICEDADLDLAADIAMMANFYSSGQVCTNGTRVFVPLALKAEFEEKVLQRIPYIRMGDPLDYETNFGPVSSFTHMEKVLGYIEQGKKEGARLLCGGGRAEEEQFAQGAYVLPTVFTDCRDDMTIVREEIFGPVMSILSYDTEQEAIRRANDTDYGLAAGVVTPDLARAHRIIHQVEAGICWINTWGESPAEMPVGGYKHSGVGRENGLVTLQQYTQTKSVQVELSPFQSVFSA; from the coding sequence TTGACAACATTTAAACTGCAACGTCCTTATATCCATGGACAATATGTCGATGCAACGTCCAATAGCACGTTTCAAACTATTAACCCTGCCACCGGTGAAGTCCTGGCTGAAGTGCAGGTATGTTCAAAAAATGATATTGATCGTGCGGTTGAATCTGCACAGCAAGGACAGAAAGGCTGGGCAGAAATGACGGCGATTCAACGTTCGCGTATCTTGAACAAGGCAGTCGCCATTTTACGTGAACGCAATGATGAACTGGCAAAGATAGAAAGTCTGGACAGTGGCAAAGCCTTTAGCGAAACATCAACCGTGGATATCGCCACGGGCGCCGATGTCCTCGAATATTATGCTGGGATTCTACCGGTTCTTGAAGGCCAGCAAATCCCGCTGAGAAGTAGCTCCTTTGTCTATACCCGTCGTGAACCTTTGGGTGTCGTCGCTGGAATTGGCGCATGGAATTATCCGATTCAAATTGCTTTATGGAAGTCCGCACCAGCACTGGCTGCAGGCAATGCCATGATTTTCAAAGCCAGTGAAGTTACGCCTTTAACTGCGCTGAAACTGGCAGAAATTTATACTGAAGCTGGTGTACCGCATGGTGTATTTAATGTGGTTACCGGCAGTGGTGAAATTGGTGGTTATCTGACTTCGCATCCTGAAATTGCCAAAGTATCGTTTACTGGTGGCGTTTCCACCGGCAAAAAAGTTATGGCGCAAGCAGCAAATTCTAGTCTAAAAGAAGTCACGATGGAGCTGGGTGGGAAATCTCCGCTGATTATCTGTGAAGATGCCGATCTGGATTTGGCAGCCGACATTGCCATGATGGCTAACTTTTATAGTTCCGGTCAGGTGTGTACCAACGGTACTCGCGTATTTGTGCCTTTGGCATTAAAAGCAGAATTTGAAGAGAAAGTTCTGCAGCGTATTCCTTATATCCGTATGGGTGATCCTTTGGATTATGAAACTAATTTCGGTCCGGTTTCCAGCTTCACTCATATGGAAAAAGTACTGGGCTATATTGAGCAGGGTAAGAAAGAAGGTGCGCGTTTACTGTGTGGCGGTGGCCGTGCTGAAGAGGAACAATTTGCCCAAGGGGCTTATGTCCTGCCAACCGTATTTACCGACTGCCGTGATGACATGACAATTGTACGTGAAGAAATCTTCGGTCCTGTCATGAGCATCCTCAGTTATGACACCGAGCAAGAAGCCATTCGTCGTGCCAATGATACTGATTATGGTCTGGCCGCAGGTGTCGTCACACCAGACTTAGCCCGTGCACACCGAATTATTCATCAGGTCGAAGCCGGTATCTGCTGGATCAATACCTGGGGTGAATCACCTGCAGAAATGCCTGTCGGTGGTTATAAACATTCGGGTGTTGGTCGTGAAAATGGTCTAGTCACTTTGCAGCAATACACCCAGACCAAATCGGTTCAGGTCGAACTCAGTCCTTTCCAGTCTGTATTTAGCGCATAA
- a CDS encoding OsmC domain/YcaO domain-containing protein gives MEIKVNYLDNLRQEAKFDDFTVIADQPIRYKGDGSAPGPFDYFLASSALCAAYFVKVYCLARDIPTDNIRLSQNNIVDPENRYKQIFKIQVELPADISEKDRQGILRSIDRCTVKKVIQTGPEFVIEEVESIDADAQALLMPNLASEKSTMIPGKDLPLEETIANMSSILAGLGMKIEIASWRNIVPNVWSLHIRDAQSPMCFTNGKGSTKESALASALGEFIERLNCNFFYNDQFWGEDIANAEFVHYPDEKWFQPGPNGELPVEVLDDYTREIYDPEDELLGTHLYDTNSGNKARGICSLPFVRHSDGETVYFPSNLIENLYLSNGMSAGNTLAEAQVQCLSEIFERAVKREILEGELTLPDVPEHVLAKYPKIVEGIKGLEEQGFPVLVKDASLGGQFPVMCVTLMNPRTGGVFASFGAHPNFEVALERSLTELLQGRSFEGLNDLPKPTFSSNAVTEPNNFVEHFIDSSGVVSWRFFSSKADYEFVEWDFTNEGQNSNAEEAEALFNILHDMDKEVYMAVYTHLGATACRILVPGYSEIYLVEDLVWDNTNKALQYREDILNIHRLSDEQLEALVERLEEADEDDYTEIRTLIGIEFDENTVWGQLTILELKLLIYLALEQFEEAKDLVEQFLQYNTNTVERGLFYQCMDVVLEVLLDNEMELKDFEPNFRRMFSDERMDAVIGSVEGDIRFYGLTETNMQLKGLDRHLRLIDSYKKLHTARAKFVAQQ, from the coding sequence ATGGAAATTAAAGTCAATTATCTTGACAACCTTCGCCAAGAGGCGAAGTTTGATGACTTTACTGTCATCGCTGACCAACCGATTCGCTACAAAGGCGACGGTTCTGCGCCAGGCCCATTTGATTATTTTCTGGCATCTTCAGCCTTATGTGCGGCTTACTTCGTCAAGGTATATTGCCTGGCACGTGATATTCCAACAGACAATATTCGCCTGTCTCAAAACAATATTGTCGATCCTGAAAACCGCTACAAACAGATCTTTAAAATTCAGGTTGAGCTTCCAGCCGATATTTCTGAAAAAGACCGTCAAGGGATCCTGCGTTCGATCGACCGCTGTACCGTGAAAAAGGTGATTCAAACTGGTCCTGAATTTGTCATTGAGGAAGTCGAAAGCATTGATGCCGATGCCCAAGCTTTATTGATGCCAAATCTGGCATCTGAAAAGAGCACCATGATTCCAGGTAAGGATCTGCCACTAGAAGAAACTATTGCTAATATGTCTTCAATTCTGGCAGGCCTTGGCATGAAGATTGAGATTGCATCTTGGCGTAATATCGTACCGAATGTCTGGTCGCTGCATATTCGTGATGCACAGTCACCAATGTGCTTTACCAATGGTAAAGGTTCTACCAAGGAAAGCGCACTGGCATCTGCACTGGGTGAATTCATTGAGCGTCTGAACTGCAACTTCTTCTATAACGACCAGTTCTGGGGTGAAGATATTGCCAATGCAGAATTTGTGCATTATCCAGATGAAAAATGGTTCCAGCCAGGTCCAAATGGCGAATTACCAGTTGAAGTGCTCGATGACTACACTCGTGAAATCTATGACCCTGAAGATGAGTTATTAGGTACGCATTTATATGATACCAACTCGGGGAACAAAGCTCGTGGCATTTGCTCACTGCCATTTGTACGTCATTCCGACGGCGAAACTGTGTATTTCCCATCGAATCTGATAGAAAACTTATACCTGAGTAATGGTATGAGTGCCGGTAATACGCTGGCAGAAGCACAGGTTCAATGTTTGTCAGAAATCTTTGAACGCGCGGTTAAACGTGAAATTCTGGAAGGTGAACTGACACTTCCGGATGTACCTGAACATGTTCTCGCGAAATATCCGAAGATTGTGGAAGGCATTAAAGGTCTGGAAGAGCAAGGATTCCCGGTACTGGTCAAAGATGCCTCACTAGGTGGTCAATTCCCAGTCATGTGTGTCACCCTGATGAACCCACGTACTGGTGGTGTTTTTGCTTCATTTGGTGCCCATCCAAACTTCGAAGTAGCATTGGAACGCAGTCTAACTGAATTGTTGCAAGGTCGTAGTTTCGAAGGTCTGAATGACTTGCCTAAACCAACTTTCAGTTCAAATGCGGTGACTGAGCCAAATAACTTCGTAGAGCACTTTATCGATTCAAGCGGTGTGGTGTCTTGGCGTTTCTTTAGCAGCAAAGCGGATTATGAATTCGTGGAGTGGGACTTCACCAATGAAGGCCAAAATTCCAATGCTGAAGAAGCTGAAGCCCTGTTCAATATCCTGCATGACATGGATAAAGAAGTGTATATGGCGGTTTATACGCACCTTGGTGCGACGGCGTGCCGTATTCTGGTACCGGGCTATTCAGAAATTTATCTGGTTGAAGATCTGGTTTGGGACAATACCAATAAAGCCCTGCAATACCGTGAAGACATTCTGAATATTCACCGTCTGAGCGATGAACAGTTAGAAGCTTTAGTGGAACGTCTGGAAGAAGCAGATGAAGATGACTACACGGAAATCCGCACCCTGATTGGTATTGAGTTTGATGAAAATACTGTCTGGGGTCAGCTGACTATTCTTGAGCTGAAATTGCTGATCTATCTGGCATTGGAGCAATTTGAAGAAGCCAAGGATCTGGTAGAACAGTTCCTGCAATACAACACCAATACTGTTGAACGTGGCTTGTTCTATCAATGCATGGACGTAGTCCTAGAAGTATTGCTCGATAACGAAATGGAACTGAAAGACTTTGAACCGAACTTCCGTCGTATGTTTAGTGATGAACGTATGGATGCAGTGATCGGTTCAGTGGAAGGTGATATCCGTTTCTATGGCTTGACTGAAACCAATATGCAACTAAAAGGTCTGGATCGTCATTTACGTCTGATTGATAGCTACAAGAAACTGCATACAGCACGTGCCAAGTTTGTTGCTCAGCAATAA
- a CDS encoding glycosyltransferase, producing MKKIGVVIPACNEEEEIAHCLQALELARQKFYQDMPQSQTIEIQVLVVMDSCTDATAEKVNTYNVLTISCDYRCVGKTRDLGIQHLIEQGCDWICCTDADSRVHPDWFKNMLLHQPTHVICGVVEIAQWEHLSIDTRQDYLRHYQDRMGHRHIHGANLCFRASSYKVLGGFKPMPCHEDVDLVKRAEKMGLHITWSNQLRVMTSSRLISRVCEGFSQFLWSIERQNQDNKSSTKYLRKII from the coding sequence ATGAAAAAAATTGGTGTCGTGATTCCGGCCTGTAACGAAGAAGAAGAAATCGCACATTGTCTGCAAGCGCTAGAACTGGCACGCCAAAAGTTTTATCAGGACATGCCACAAAGTCAGACTATAGAGATTCAGGTCTTGGTGGTGATGGATAGCTGCACCGATGCTACAGCAGAAAAGGTCAACACTTATAATGTTTTAACTATAAGTTGTGACTATCGTTGTGTAGGAAAAACCCGTGATCTCGGCATTCAGCATTTGATTGAACAAGGCTGTGATTGGATTTGCTGTACCGATGCCGATTCCAGAGTTCATCCGGACTGGTTTAAAAACATGCTGTTACATCAGCCGACACATGTGATTTGTGGGGTGGTTGAAATTGCCCAATGGGAGCATTTAAGCATAGATACTCGACAAGATTATCTACGTCATTATCAGGATCGAATGGGACATCGGCATATTCATGGCGCCAATCTCTGCTTTCGGGCATCGAGTTATAAGGTTCTTGGGGGATTTAAGCCTATGCCATGTCATGAGGATGTGGATCTGGTCAAACGCGCAGAAAAAATGGGATTACATATTACCTGGTCGAATCAGTTAAGAGTAATGACTAGCAGTCGACTGATTTCACGAGTTTGTGAAGGATTTTCACAGTTTCTATGGAGCATAGAACGGCAAAATCAGGATAACAAATCATCTACAAAATACCTGCGAAAAATTATTTGA
- a CDS encoding MFS transporter, with translation MYAPLLPASLRALPRSHWQRIATALCFFALGFSTAAWAPLIPLVQQRLNLSHSDFGVLLLAAGVGSMIAMPLAGRLAHRYGCRSVIAAVLAAFIVILPALAFSPTKLLLAAALFCFGSSAGALGVSVNLQAIKLESQQRKSMMSLFHGVCSLGGLAGVLGMTSMLALGLAMPFSVLAISLSILLIMVLAVPFCLRADATTEATEAENSTQKAVHKPRPTFAILCMGLICFIAFLSEGAAMDWSGIYLNTQFKVQASQAGLAYSCFAALMVAGRLSGHLIIRFFGEKNTILYSATLAGLGLLTVVIAPVWYVALIGYAILGLGSANIVPLMFSRAGRQTELPKHVALSYVSVFAYTGSLLGPALVGFGSEMMGLSHVFFIIAVGLIGITVLNQMASAPATVAEAEKTQTPA, from the coding sequence ATGTACGCTCCGTTATTACCTGCTTCTCTTCGTGCGCTTCCACGTAGTCATTGGCAACGTATTGCCACTGCATTATGTTTTTTCGCTCTAGGTTTTAGTACTGCTGCCTGGGCACCGTTGATTCCATTGGTGCAACAGCGCCTGAATTTAAGCCATTCAGATTTTGGTGTGTTATTGCTTGCTGCAGGTGTAGGTTCAATGATCGCGATGCCATTGGCAGGGCGTTTGGCGCATCGTTACGGCTGTCGTTCTGTCATTGCGGCTGTGCTGGCTGCATTTATTGTGATTCTACCTGCATTAGCCTTTAGCCCGACTAAACTACTATTAGCAGCTGCTTTATTCTGCTTCGGTTCTAGCGCTGGCGCATTGGGTGTATCAGTTAACCTGCAGGCAATTAAACTGGAAAGCCAGCAACGTAAAAGCATGATGTCATTATTCCACGGCGTATGTAGCCTAGGCGGTTTGGCAGGTGTTTTAGGTATGACCAGCATGCTGGCATTGGGTTTAGCTATGCCTTTCAGTGTATTGGCAATCAGTCTAAGCATTTTACTGATCATGGTACTTGCTGTGCCATTCTGTCTAAGAGCAGATGCTACGACTGAGGCAACAGAAGCTGAAAACTCAACTCAGAAAGCTGTTCACAAACCTCGTCCAACATTTGCAATTCTTTGCATGGGCTTGATCTGTTTTATCGCTTTCCTGTCGGAAGGTGCAGCAATGGACTGGAGTGGTATTTACCTGAATACTCAATTTAAAGTTCAAGCATCTCAAGCTGGTCTAGCATATAGTTGCTTTGCAGCGTTGATGGTTGCAGGACGTTTAAGCGGCCACCTGATCATTCGTTTCTTTGGTGAAAAAAATACTATTCTGTACAGTGCAACTTTGGCAGGCTTAGGTCTTCTAACTGTGGTGATTGCACCAGTTTGGTATGTGGCTTTGATTGGTTATGCGATCTTGGGTCTGGGTAGCGCTAACATTGTTCCATTGATGTTTTCACGTGCAGGGCGTCAAACTGAATTACCAAAACATGTTGCTTTATCTTACGTATCTGTATTTGCTTACACCGGTTCTTTGCTTGGGCCAGCATTAGTGGGCTTCGGTAGTGAGATGATGGGGTTGAGCCATGTGTTCTTTATTATTGCAGTTGGTCTGATCGGCATCACTGTACTCAACCAAATGGCTTCCGCTCCAGCAACTGTGGCAGAAGCAGAAAAAACACAAACACCAGCTTAA
- a CDS encoding PIG-L deacetylase family protein produces the protein MGTLNHPIVEDRIIQGEGTALETWQQSQRLDHLKVLALNEVFPLSSRICIVAPHPDDEILGCGGLIQQLDAAGYEIVLFAVTNGTASHPDSTLYTPDQLDHIRPQETANALGILDLKQTIKRIALNIQDGEVAQQHDQLADALKPYLQAKDILVTTFEHDGHPDHEITGQVSRQIAAELSLKCLQVLIWTWHWASPEDTRIPWNKALKLELSPEQLKLKSEAMQCFESQLEPDPSTGKAAIVSSSALERLLQPWEVYIDDESHL, from the coding sequence ATGGGCACTTTGAATCATCCGATTGTTGAAGACCGTATTATTCAGGGAGAAGGCACAGCACTGGAAACATGGCAACAAAGTCAGCGCCTTGATCATTTAAAAGTCCTTGCATTAAATGAAGTATTTCCTCTCAGTAGCCGCATTTGCATTGTTGCGCCACATCCGGATGATGAAATACTCGGCTGTGGTGGGCTAATCCAGCAGCTAGACGCAGCGGGCTATGAAATTGTTCTATTTGCAGTCACCAATGGCACGGCCAGCCATCCTGATTCCACCCTATATACACCGGACCAGCTGGATCATATCCGACCACAGGAAACGGCAAATGCTTTAGGTATTCTTGACCTAAAACAGACGATAAAACGAATTGCTTTAAATATTCAGGATGGTGAAGTTGCTCAACAACATGACCAATTGGCGGATGCTTTAAAACCGTATTTGCAAGCAAAAGATATTCTTGTGACGACCTTTGAACATGATGGGCATCCAGATCATGAAATTACCGGGCAGGTAAGCAGACAAATTGCAGCAGAACTTTCTTTAAAATGCTTACAGGTTTTGATCTGGACCTGGCATTGGGCCAGTCCTGAAGATACGCGTATCCCTTGGAATAAAGCGCTGAAACTGGAACTAAGCCCCGAACAATTAAAACTCAAATCAGAAGCCATGCAATGCTTTGAAAGCCAGCTTGAACCTGATCCAAGCACAGGTAAAGCTGCAATTGTATCAAGCAGTGCGTTAGAACGCTTATTACAGCCATGGGAGGTCTATATTGATGACGAAAGCCATCTATAA
- a CDS encoding class I SAM-dependent DNA methyltransferase — MTKAIYNHDYFDELYRVNNGDPWQYEQRWYEKRKRDITLAILPYSKFKNGIEIGCSNGVLSAELAERCEYLMCMDANPTAVQLANQRLVHDHVEVVQGIVPLDLPTQQFDLIVASEMLYYLEENILLQLIEWMNTHLSPQGCIVACHWRHAIEGFSLNGERVHQILKQRLPYYHYAQLQDADFFLDVWTHDTNSVAAQEGLL; from the coding sequence ATGACGAAAGCCATCTATAACCATGACTATTTTGACGAGCTATATCGCGTGAATAATGGCGATCCCTGGCAATATGAACAGCGCTGGTATGAGAAGCGTAAACGCGACATAACCTTGGCAATATTGCCTTATTCAAAATTTAAAAATGGTATTGAGATTGGCTGTAGCAATGGGGTGCTCAGCGCGGAGCTTGCTGAACGATGTGAATATTTAATGTGTATGGATGCCAATCCAACCGCAGTACAGCTAGCGAATCAAAGACTGGTCCATGATCATGTTGAAGTGGTGCAGGGGATTGTGCCACTGGATCTGCCAACCCAGCAGTTTGATCTGATCGTTGCCAGTGAAATGCTGTACTACCTTGAAGAAAATATCTTGCTGCAATTGATTGAATGGATGAATACCCATCTCAGTCCACAAGGCTGTATCGTGGCTTGCCACTGGCGACATGCCATTGAAGGCTTCAGCCTGAATGGTGAACGTGTCCATCAGATCTTAAAACAGCGACTACCTTATTATCACTACGCACAATTACAGGATGCTGACTTCTTTCTGGATGTCTGGACACATGACACAAATTCAGTCGCCGCACAGGAAGGACTATTATGA
- the betA gene encoding choline dehydrogenase, whose translation MNYDYIIIGAGSAGNVLAARLTEDPDTKVLLLEAGGPDYRLDFRTQMPAALAYPLQGRRYNWAYLTDPEPYMNNRRMECGRGKGLGGSSLINGMCYIRGNAMDLEQWASFKGLEHWNYAQCLPYYKKAETRDIGGNDYHGDSGPVSVATPKNGNNELFHAMVEAGVQAGYPRTDDLNGYQQEGFGPMDRTVTPQGRRSSTARGYLDMAKGRDNLAIITHAMTNRILFNRNQAIGVEYFEGQNTLQPIQVFADREVLLCGGAIASPQILQRSGVGPAELLKSLDIPVVQDLPGVGENLQDHLEMYLQYKCKKPVSLYPALKWYNQPMIGAEWLFLGQGIGASNQFEAGGFIRSSDEFDWPNIQYHFLPVAINYNGTNAIHEHGFQAHVGSMRSPSRGRVRLKSKDPFEHPSILFNYMSAEQDWREFRDAIRITREIMHQPALDPYRGEEISPGKHLQSDAELNEFVRNHAETAYHPSCSCKMGEDNMAVVDGYGRVHEMQGLRVIDASIMPLIITGNLNATTIMIAEKLADHIRGKTPLAPSDAPFYRAAHA comes from the coding sequence ATGAATTACGACTATATTATTATCGGTGCGGGTTCTGCGGGTAATGTTCTGGCCGCACGATTAACGGAAGATCCTGACACCAAAGTATTGTTACTTGAAGCCGGTGGCCCGGACTATCGTTTGGATTTTAGAACCCAGATGCCGGCTGCTTTGGCTTATCCGTTGCAAGGGCGTCGTTATAACTGGGCTTATCTGACCGATCCTGAACCCTATATGAATAATCGCCGTATGGAATGCGGTCGTGGTAAAGGTCTGGGCGGATCTTCACTGATTAATGGCATGTGCTATATCCGTGGTAATGCTATGGATCTGGAACAGTGGGCCAGCTTCAAGGGCCTGGAACACTGGAACTATGCGCAGTGTCTGCCGTATTATAAAAAAGCTGAAACTCGTGATATTGGCGGTAATGACTACCATGGCGATTCAGGCCCGGTTTCAGTTGCAACACCTAAGAATGGTAATAATGAGCTGTTCCATGCCATGGTCGAAGCTGGAGTACAAGCGGGTTATCCGCGTACCGATGATCTGAATGGCTACCAGCAGGAAGGCTTCGGGCCGATGGATCGTACCGTGACACCGCAAGGTCGCCGATCTAGTACGGCACGTGGTTACCTGGATATGGCCAAAGGTCGGGATAATCTCGCCATTATTACCCATGCCATGACCAACCGGATTTTATTTAATCGCAATCAAGCAATCGGTGTGGAATATTTTGAAGGTCAAAATACCTTGCAGCCGATTCAGGTCTTTGCGGATCGTGAAGTCCTGTTATGTGGCGGTGCAATTGCATCTCCTCAAATTCTGCAACGTTCTGGTGTAGGTCCGGCTGAGTTATTAAAAAGTCTGGATATTCCCGTGGTACAAGATCTGCCCGGTGTGGGTGAAAACCTGCAAGATCATCTGGAAATGTACTTACAATATAAGTGCAAAAAACCGGTCAGCTTATATCCAGCATTGAAATGGTATAACCAGCCGATGATTGGTGCTGAATGGCTGTTTTTAGGCCAAGGAATTGGCGCCAGCAATCAGTTTGAAGCAGGGGGCTTCATCCGTTCTTCAGATGAATTTGACTGGCCAAATATCCAGTATCACTTCCTGCCAGTTGCGATTAACTATAATGGGACCAATGCCATTCATGAGCACGGTTTTCAAGCCCATGTGGGTTCCATGCGCTCGCCATCCCGAGGTCGAGTTCGCTTAAAATCCAAAGATCCATTTGAGCATCCAAGTATTCTATTTAACTACATGAGTGCCGAACAGGATTGGCGTGAATTCCGTGATGCCATCCGTATTACCCGGGAAATTATGCATCAGCCAGCGCTTGATCCTTATCGCGGTGAAGAAATTAGTCCAGGTAAACATCTTCAGAGCGACGCAGAACTGAATGAATTCGTGCGCAATCATGCAGAAACTGCTTACCATCCATCCTGTAGCTGCAAAATGGGAGAAGATAATATGGCGGTCGTTGATGGTTACGGCCGTGTGCATGAAATGCAGGGTCTACGTGTCATCGATGCATCTATCATGCCGCTCATTATTACCGGCAACCTGAATGCCACCACTATTATGATTGCCGAAAAGCTAGCTGATCATATTCGTGGCAAAACACCATTAGCACCTTCTGATGCACCTTTTTATCGAGCAGCACATGCCTGA
- a CDS encoding acyl-CoA dehydrogenase: MYLKQLIEQLKIEFDPTAADLEQQIDYVLHQLIQHSFEVPYPGEGQTLKRWQILSRVAEIDLSLAKLYESHLDVLAILHELHADPEQIVGLTAIWAAEGSSEPFQLEHGLLSGIKPWCSAAGQVQQALLTYRDEEERSQLLLVDMTQDGIHINTSAWYAVGMQYTRTAEVNFNQVKVKTISKPNYYLERHGFWHGAAGVAACWFGATLKLARFLKHAIHHKSNPFKEMYLGEVSSKLYATRALFHETAKLIDADPKHNHELMIRALRAQVEDTALAVLELCGKALGAAPYCQQADFARCAADLPVFIRQSHAAFDLQRIGQLTMEDEQAWAL, translated from the coding sequence ATGTATCTCAAACAGCTGATCGAACAATTAAAAATAGAATTTGATCCTACAGCAGCAGATCTTGAGCAGCAGATTGATTATGTTTTACATCAGCTGATTCAGCACAGCTTTGAGGTTCCATATCCGGGTGAAGGGCAGACCTTAAAACGCTGGCAAATCCTGAGTCGGGTTGCGGAAATAGACCTGAGCCTGGCCAAACTATATGAATCACATCTGGATGTACTGGCGATCCTGCATGAACTGCATGCAGATCCTGAACAGATTGTCGGATTGACGGCTATCTGGGCAGCAGAGGGAAGTTCAGAGCCTTTTCAACTGGAACATGGCCTGCTTTCTGGGATTAAACCTTGGTGTTCAGCTGCTGGTCAGGTGCAGCAGGCTTTATTGACCTATCGTGATGAAGAAGAACGTTCCCAACTACTGCTGGTCGATATGACCCAAGACGGAATTCATATTAATACCAGTGCCTGGTACGCCGTTGGGATGCAATATACACGAACAGCTGAAGTCAACTTTAATCAGGTCAAAGTCAAAACCATCAGCAAGCCGAATTATTATCTGGAACGTCATGGGTTCTGGCATGGTGCTGCTGGCGTCGCTGCCTGCTGGTTTGGGGCAACGCTCAAGCTGGCGCGTTTTCTAAAACATGCCATCCATCATAAATCCAATCCTTTTAAGGAAATGTATCTGGGTGAGGTCAGCAGCAAGCTGTATGCGACTCGTGCATTATTTCATGAAACTGCGAAACTGATTGATGCGGACCCTAAGCATAATCATGAACTGATGATCCGAGCTTTACGCGCTCAGGTCGAAGATACAGCATTGGCTGTACTGGAACTTTGTGGAAAAGCCTTGGGCGCAGCACCTTATTGTCAGCAGGCAGATTTTGCCCGTTGTGCTGCCGATCTGCCGGTATTTATCCGTCAAAGTCATGCTGCATTTGATTTGCAACGTATCGGTCAACTAACCATGGAGGATGAACAGGCATGGGCACTTTGA